One part of the Ancylomarina subtilis genome encodes these proteins:
- a CDS encoding DUF4294 domain-containing protein has protein sequence MHKQIHIYFILILSFIFGGHTNGFGQVVQEQKQRVVAVQDSNLHVNLKEIKIRGHKRSKRKYYRSSRRYWRTVRNLRIVYPYAEKANQTISQLNEDLKHIHSKRERRKLIRQEYKGLMKAYKKPLMQLKISQGKLLMKLIDRETGSTSYYHLKELKGSTTAFFWQTIASMFGTSLKSEYKPEGRDWMVEEILERMKNGEIPPPRKLKLNIEKELSGKDKK, from the coding sequence ATGCACAAACAGATTCATATATATTTCATTCTTATCTTAAGCTTCATCTTTGGGGGACACACCAATGGTTTTGGACAGGTTGTTCAGGAACAAAAACAAAGAGTTGTTGCTGTTCAGGATTCCAATCTGCATGTCAATCTTAAAGAGATTAAAATAAGAGGGCACAAACGATCCAAAAGAAAATATTACCGATCCTCTCGCAGGTATTGGCGAACCGTTCGTAATCTTCGGATTGTATATCCCTATGCCGAAAAGGCTAATCAAACAATCAGTCAGCTTAACGAAGATTTAAAACATATTCATTCAAAAAGAGAAAGACGAAAATTGATTAGACAGGAATATAAGGGGCTGATGAAAGCCTATAAAAAGCCTCTTATGCAACTAAAAATTTCGCAAGGGAAACTCTTGATGAAACTTATTGATCGGGAAACCGGGAGCACATCCTACTATCACTTAAAAGAATTGAAAGGATCAACCACGGCTTTCTTTTGGCAAACAATTGCCAGTATGTTTGGCACATCGCTTAAATCGGAATACAAACCCGAAGGTCGGGATTGGATGGTTGAGGAAATTCTTGAGAGAATGAAAAATGGAGAAATACCACCGCCACGCAAGCTAAAACTCAACATTGAAAAAGAGCTATCAGGGAAAGACAAAAAGTAG
- a CDS encoding arginine deiminase family protein, protein MTKYVELDVRSEIGELEGVILHTPGSEVENMTPENAERALYSDILNLSVAQKEYKQLSGSLNEITQTYQVKELLANILKDDKVKEIVIDKVCKIEPELAVKGNTYCIKDILLDQTADDLASLLIEGVTLTRDNLTKFLSKERYAMRPLHNFFFTRDASMSVVDEVLIGKMANAVRDRESLIMQAIFDYTPGFKAKTVNPIDNPNMDPNCMIEGGDVLIAREDILIIGNGTRTTTQGIDFILAQLLSQKEEKQRHILVQELPSHPESFIHLDMVFTLLDKDKCMVYEPLIIRPNKYQTVHITIQNGKVVNIKRENNLLQALKKLGMELKPIYCGGTKEPWNQEREQWHSGANFFAVGPGKVVGYARNIYTMEEMNKNGFEIIPADDVISHKINLADYEKYVITLDGSELPRGGGGARCMTMPIRRKAVNW, encoded by the coding sequence ATGACTAAGTACGTAGAATTAGATGTTCGATCAGAAATTGGAGAATTGGAAGGGGTGATCCTTCATACACCAGGATCGGAAGTTGAGAATATGACACCTGAGAATGCTGAACGAGCTCTCTATAGTGATATTCTTAACCTTTCAGTAGCGCAAAAAGAATACAAGCAATTAAGTGGATCATTGAATGAAATCACTCAAACCTATCAGGTAAAAGAATTATTGGCGAATATTTTAAAAGACGATAAGGTTAAAGAGATCGTTATAGATAAGGTTTGCAAAATTGAGCCAGAACTCGCAGTAAAAGGAAACACTTACTGTATTAAAGATATTCTTTTGGATCAAACGGCTGATGACTTGGCTTCATTATTGATTGAGGGAGTTACTTTAACCCGCGACAACTTGACCAAATTTTTAAGCAAAGAGCGTTATGCAATGCGTCCGCTTCACAATTTCTTTTTTACTCGTGATGCTTCAATGTCTGTTGTTGATGAGGTTTTAATTGGTAAGATGGCCAATGCGGTTCGTGACCGTGAATCATTGATTATGCAGGCTATTTTCGATTATACACCAGGATTCAAAGCAAAAACGGTTAATCCTATCGATAATCCAAACATGGACCCTAACTGTATGATTGAAGGGGGAGATGTTTTAATCGCTCGTGAAGATATTTTGATCATTGGTAACGGTACGCGTACGACAACTCAAGGGATTGACTTTATTTTAGCTCAACTGCTTTCGCAGAAAGAAGAGAAACAACGTCATATTCTGGTACAGGAATTGCCATCGCATCCAGAGTCGTTTATTCACCTTGATATGGTGTTTACTTTGCTAGATAAGGATAAGTGTATGGTTTACGAGCCATTGATTATTCGTCCAAACAAATATCAAACGGTTCATATTACCATCCAGAATGGGAAGGTTGTTAATATCAAGAGAGAAAACAATTTGTTGCAAGCCCTTAAGAAGCTTGGTATGGAGTTGAAACCAATTTATTGTGGTGGAACTAAAGAACCTTGGAATCAGGAAAGAGAGCAGTGGCATTCAGGTGCAAACTTCTTTGCTGTAGGACCAGGTAAGGTGGTTGGATATGCTCGTAATATCTACACCATGGAAGAAATGAACAAGAATGGTTTCGAAATTATTCCTGCTGACGACGTGATTAGCCATAAGATAAACCTGGCTGACTACGAAAAGTATGTGATTACACTTGATGGATCAGAGCTGCCTCGTGGTGGTGGTGGTGCACGTTGTATGACCATGCCTATCCGTCGTAAAGCGGTTAACTGGTAA
- a CDS encoding RNA methyltransferase — MRKLKNSELNRKSIDEFKTAEKTPFIIVLDNVRSLNNIGSVFRTSDALLVEAIYLCGITATPPHRDLHKTALGAEDSVAWKYFERTEDAVADLKAKGFDVYAIEQAENSISLPDFQIESDKKYAFVFGNEVKGVQQAIVDASESCIEIPQFGTKHSFNISVSCGIVLWDLFSKLRF; from the coding sequence ATGAGGAAGTTGAAAAACAGCGAGCTGAATCGCAAAAGTATTGATGAGTTTAAAACGGCAGAGAAAACACCCTTTATTATTGTGTTGGACAATGTGCGCAGCTTAAACAATATTGGTTCGGTCTTTCGTACTTCTGATGCCCTTTTGGTTGAGGCCATTTATTTGTGTGGTATTACGGCGACACCACCGCATCGCGATTTGCATAAAACAGCTTTAGGTGCTGAAGATTCTGTGGCCTGGAAATACTTTGAGAGAACAGAAGATGCTGTTGCTGACCTTAAGGCAAAGGGGTTTGATGTTTATGCGATTGAACAAGCCGAGAACTCAATATCTTTACCTGATTTTCAGATTGAATCGGATAAAAAGTATGCCTTTGTTTTTGGAAACGAAGTAAAAGGGGTACAACAAGCTATTGTTGATGCTTCAGAATCTTGTATCGAAATTCCGCAGTTTGGTACCAAGCATTCGTTCAATATCTCAGTGAGTTGTGGTATTGTACTTTGGGATTTATTTTCGAAGTTGAGGTTTTAA
- a CDS encoding ATP-binding protein → MEIIIPKKLTNNYQSYLFFTELQASTKQLIKTEIVFDFQETKLIESNLFAVLGSLIMDLERRRNKVRLINFQDSILNLFYTKKMVKGGMKKDVWKSLIKCQFFSSPDEEQLTDYLENKIFPERPAVALNPQLKMAIELCVAEIFRNAFAHSNRKEVFISHYVSVHNKKLIISIVNKGANMQQLATSALKKAQNGMGAIKWAVESGSTSKPFKHNGMGLFTIRQFIEQNDGKIQIISGNGVWKQVKHRKFSKLTRKEFPGTIVTLEFNV, encoded by the coding sequence ATGGAAATCATCATCCCTAAAAAACTAACAAATAACTACCAGAGCTATCTATTCTTTACTGAATTACAAGCTTCTACAAAGCAGTTGATTAAAACTGAAATCGTATTCGATTTTCAGGAAACAAAACTCATAGAATCCAATCTGTTTGCAGTTTTAGGTAGTCTTATTATGGATCTTGAGAGACGCCGCAATAAAGTACGTCTTATAAATTTTCAGGATTCCATTCTTAACCTCTTCTACACCAAAAAGATGGTAAAAGGCGGGATGAAAAAAGATGTTTGGAAAAGTCTGATCAAATGCCAATTCTTCTCAAGTCCTGATGAAGAACAATTGACAGATTACCTCGAAAATAAAATTTTCCCTGAACGACCTGCCGTTGCCCTTAACCCTCAACTGAAAATGGCAATCGAGTTATGCGTAGCCGAGATATTCCGAAATGCTTTTGCACACAGCAATCGTAAGGAGGTTTTCATTTCGCATTACGTATCGGTTCACAACAAAAAGCTAATCATCAGTATCGTGAACAAGGGTGCAAACATGCAACAACTGGCAACTTCTGCACTAAAGAAAGCTCAAAATGGGATGGGTGCGATTAAATGGGCCGTTGAGTCAGGCTCAACATCAAAACCTTTCAAGCACAATGGGATGGGTTTGTTTACCATTCGCCAGTTTATTGAGCAGAACGATGGTAAAATTCAGATTATATCAGGCAATGGCGTATGGAAACAAGTGAAGCACCGCAAGTTCTCTAAACTCACGCGCAAAGAGTTCCCAGGGACTATTGTAACCTTAGAATTCAATGTCTAA
- a CDS encoding tetratricopeptide repeat protein, with amino-acid sequence MKKIKLNHVAAMLLAGALLSGCAGMSKMKKNASDIDYNVTPEILETHAGKVDVEVSVRIPANYFNKKATLIATPVLKFEGGEKAFAPKTLQGEKVQGNATVVPYETGKTITYKGSIDYEKAMRISDLEVRMTAQKGEKSLDFDPVKIAQGVKATATLVQNKPANIIGKDAFQRIIAETKEADLHYLINSSKVRWSEMKSEDIKALSEYFKAVEADAKKEYKGIEVSAYASPDGAEDFNEKLANKREVTSSKYIKKSMKKAKLSDYTNEDFFKSKVTPEDWDGFKKLMQASNIRDKELILRVLSMYSDPEVREKEIKNISAAFTEVKKEILPKLRRAKFLVNVDNIGKSDDQIKDLAKNNPAELNVEELLYAATLTKVASEKLAIYSTAKKQFAGDWRAHNDAGMVLFGMGKIDEAKANFDKADQLSANNPVVKNNLGAVELVKGNVAEAEVLFGAATGAGKEVNYNLGIVAIMKAQYDLATQQFGECYAVNSALANILAGKYTVALEKLNKNTSDDAMVDYLKAIVGARTNNNNLIFSNLKSATAKDASLKAFAKSDLEFYTVFENEEFKAIVE; translated from the coding sequence ATGAAAAAAATCAAGCTTAATCACGTAGCAGCTATGCTACTAGCAGGAGCCTTACTTTCTGGTTGTGCCGGAATGAGTAAGATGAAAAAAAATGCAAGTGACATTGATTACAATGTAACACCTGAAATTCTTGAAACTCACGCTGGGAAAGTTGATGTTGAAGTTAGCGTTAGAATACCAGCTAACTATTTCAACAAAAAAGCAACCTTAATTGCAACTCCGGTTTTAAAATTTGAAGGTGGTGAAAAAGCTTTTGCTCCTAAAACTCTTCAAGGTGAGAAAGTTCAAGGAAATGCAACGGTAGTACCATACGAAACTGGTAAAACCATTACTTATAAAGGAAGTATCGATTACGAAAAGGCAATGCGTATTTCTGATCTTGAAGTTAGAATGACAGCTCAAAAAGGTGAAAAGTCATTGGATTTTGATCCTGTAAAAATTGCTCAGGGAGTAAAAGCAACTGCAACTCTTGTACAAAACAAACCTGCTAATATTATTGGTAAGGATGCTTTCCAAAGAATTATTGCAGAAACTAAAGAGGCTGATCTTCATTACCTAATCAACAGCTCTAAAGTTCGTTGGTCAGAAATGAAAAGTGAAGATATCAAAGCGCTTAGCGAATATTTCAAAGCTGTTGAAGCTGACGCGAAAAAAGAATACAAAGGTATCGAAGTTTCTGCTTATGCATCACCTGATGGAGCTGAAGACTTCAATGAGAAGTTAGCGAACAAGCGTGAGGTGACTTCTTCAAAGTATATCAAAAAATCAATGAAGAAAGCGAAACTTTCTGATTATACTAACGAAGACTTCTTCAAATCTAAGGTAACTCCTGAAGACTGGGATGGTTTCAAAAAATTAATGCAAGCGTCTAACATCAGAGATAAGGAATTGATCCTACGTGTTCTTTCTATGTACTCAGATCCTGAAGTACGTGAAAAAGAGATCAAGAACATTTCTGCTGCTTTCACTGAAGTTAAAAAAGAAATTCTTCCTAAATTGAGAAGAGCTAAATTTCTTGTAAACGTTGATAACATTGGTAAATCAGATGATCAAATTAAAGATCTAGCTAAAAACAATCCTGCAGAACTAAACGTTGAAGAATTGCTTTATGCTGCAACTCTTACCAAAGTAGCAAGTGAGAAATTAGCAATCTACTCAACAGCTAAAAAACAATTTGCTGGTGACTGGAGAGCTCATAACGATGCTGGTATGGTTTTATTCGGAATGGGTAAAATTGACGAAGCTAAAGCTAACTTCGATAAAGCAGACCAACTTTCAGCTAACAACCCTGTTGTAAAAAACAACCTAGGTGCTGTTGAATTGGTTAAAGGTAACGTTGCTGAAGCTGAAGTTTTATTCGGTGCAGCTACAGGTGCTGGTAAAGAAGTTAACTACAACTTGGGTATTGTTGCGATCATGAAAGCTCAGTACGACCTAGCAACTCAGCAGTTTGGTGAGTGCTATGCTGTAAATTCTGCTTTAGCAAACATCTTAGCTGGAAAATACACTGTTGCTCTTGAGAAATTGAACAAGAACACAAGTGATGACGCTATGGTTGATTACCTAAAAGCAATTGTTGGTGCAAGAACTAACAACAACAACTTAATTTTCTCTAACTTGAAATCAGCTACGGCTAAGGATGCTTCTTTAAAAGCTTTCGCTAAGTCTGACCTTGAATTCTATACTGTTTTTGAAAATGAAGAATTTAAAGCGATTGTTGAGTAA
- a CDS encoding deoxynucleoside kinase — MDYNFIVIEGNIGAGKTSLSNKIASEFNAKLILEQFAENPFLPKFYQEPEKYSFPLEMSFLADRYNQLKNELSEQDLFKSFTISDYYFMKSLIFSKQTLQDDEYKLYSQFFHIIYNSLPKPDLYVYLHSDVEKLLENIKKRGRNYEQDITADYLLKIQNSYFSFFKQQQDLNFLVIDTNKIDFINNESDYLKICDVIFNTKCEKGLNRVII, encoded by the coding sequence ATGGATTATAATTTTATCGTCATCGAAGGAAATATAGGTGCCGGAAAAACATCTTTATCAAATAAAATTGCTTCAGAATTCAATGCAAAGCTTATCCTTGAGCAATTTGCAGAGAACCCTTTCCTACCTAAATTTTATCAGGAGCCAGAGAAATACTCTTTCCCTCTTGAAATGTCTTTCCTCGCCGATAGATATAATCAATTAAAAAATGAGTTAAGTGAACAAGATTTGTTCAAGTCGTTCACCATCTCTGATTACTACTTTATGAAGTCTTTGATTTTCTCAAAGCAAACACTTCAGGATGATGAATACAAGCTGTATAGCCAGTTCTTCCATATCATCTACAACTCTTTACCCAAACCTGACCTATATGTCTATCTGCATTCGGATGTAGAAAAACTCTTGGAGAATATAAAAAAACGTGGACGGAATTACGAACAGGATATCACTGCTGACTATCTTCTGAAAATTCAAAACAGTTATTTTTCTTTCTTCAAACAACAACAAGATCTCAATTTCTTAGTTATAGATACGAATAAGATCGATTTCATAAATAATGAATCTGATTATTTAAAAATCTGTGATGTGATTTTCAACACTAAGTGTGAAAAGGGACTCAACAGAGTCATAATCTAA
- a CDS encoding prolyl oligopeptidase family serine peptidase, protein MKKLILPLLCCSVMVSCSKKRTKMHYPISKKVDTTDVYFNTKVADPYRWLEDDNSDETKAWVIEQNKVTDTYLNTIPFKGKIKKRLTEVWNYPKVGVPFKKGELYFHYRNNGLQNQSVLFVQSKLEDEARVLLDPNQLSDDGTVALAGISVSSDSKYLAYLIARSGSDWNEVYVKDIATGKDISDHLMWIKFSGVSWYKDGFFYGAYDAPKTGTELSNSNEYHKVYYHKLGNQQSEDKLIYQDSKFPKRLYEASVTDDEKYLILSAMSASHGNALYFKELDKKNSDFKLITDEMSFDHNVVDDINGKLLMYTNNGAPKYRLVSVDINKPEKENWTELIPEKENVLNGVKLAGGKIIASYMQDAYSKIEILNMDGSFNYDFELPGIGTAGSFSGKKDEDTAFYSFESFTSPEIAYKYNFKSKKSEILYQPKINFNPEDFITEQKFYTSKDGTQVPMFIIYKKGTKLNGNNPCLLYGYGGFNISLTPYFTPRRLVWLENGGVYVVANLRGGGEYGEDWHQAGTKMNKQNVFDDCISAAEYLIQNKYTNPKKLALKGGSNGGLLVGAVINQRPDLFQVAIPEVGVMDMLRYHKFTIGWAWAGDYGTSADSEEMFKYLYNYSPVHTIKDLDYPAIMVTTADHDDRVVPAHSFKYIATLQEKYTGDNPVIIRIESKAGHGAGMPTSKQIEEYADIWSFIFYNMNISPDIK, encoded by the coding sequence ATGAAAAAACTCATTTTACCATTACTCTGTTGTTCAGTGATGGTTTCCTGTTCAAAAAAAAGAACAAAAATGCACTATCCTATTTCAAAAAAAGTAGACACAACCGATGTGTATTTCAACACAAAAGTTGCCGACCCTTACCGATGGCTCGAAGATGATAATTCAGACGAAACAAAAGCCTGGGTTATCGAACAAAATAAAGTGACTGATACTTATCTGAATACAATTCCTTTCAAAGGAAAAATAAAAAAACGTTTGACTGAGGTTTGGAATTACCCTAAAGTAGGTGTCCCTTTCAAAAAAGGTGAATTGTATTTTCATTACAGAAATAATGGCTTGCAAAACCAATCGGTACTTTTTGTTCAATCGAAACTCGAAGATGAAGCCCGCGTTTTACTTGATCCCAATCAACTTTCTGATGACGGAACGGTGGCTCTTGCCGGCATTTCAGTTTCAAGCGACAGCAAATATTTAGCTTATCTGATTGCCAGATCCGGCTCCGACTGGAACGAAGTTTACGTTAAGGATATTGCAACTGGTAAGGATATCAGTGATCATTTGATGTGGATTAAATTCTCGGGCGTTTCATGGTATAAGGATGGTTTCTTTTATGGCGCTTATGATGCTCCAAAAACGGGAACTGAGCTTTCAAATTCAAACGAATACCACAAGGTTTATTACCACAAACTTGGCAATCAGCAATCCGAAGATAAACTGATCTATCAGGACTCCAAATTTCCTAAGCGCTTATACGAAGCTTCGGTTACCGATGATGAAAAATATCTGATTCTATCGGCAATGTCAGCCTCTCATGGGAATGCTCTTTATTTTAAAGAACTTGACAAAAAGAATTCTGATTTTAAACTCATTACTGACGAAATGAGCTTCGATCACAATGTAGTTGATGATATAAATGGGAAATTATTGATGTACACCAACAATGGCGCTCCAAAATATCGTTTGGTTTCTGTTGACATCAATAAGCCGGAAAAAGAAAATTGGACCGAGCTTATTCCTGAAAAAGAAAATGTATTAAATGGGGTGAAACTCGCAGGAGGTAAAATTATAGCATCCTACATGCAGGATGCCTATTCAAAAATCGAAATTCTGAATATGGATGGCAGTTTCAATTACGATTTTGAATTACCGGGAATTGGAACAGCTGGTAGTTTTTCTGGCAAAAAAGATGAAGATACGGCTTTCTACAGTTTCGAATCCTTTACATCACCTGAGATTGCATACAAGTATAATTTCAAAAGCAAAAAGTCAGAGATCTTATACCAACCCAAAATCAACTTTAATCCGGAAGATTTTATTACCGAACAAAAATTTTATACCAGCAAAGACGGCACTCAGGTTCCCATGTTTATCATTTATAAAAAAGGAACAAAACTGAATGGAAATAACCCGTGCTTACTCTATGGTTACGGTGGATTCAACATCAGTTTAACGCCATATTTCACGCCTCGACGCTTGGTGTGGTTAGAGAATGGCGGTGTTTATGTGGTTGCAAACCTACGCGGGGGTGGTGAATACGGCGAAGATTGGCACCAGGCTGGAACTAAAATGAATAAACAGAATGTATTCGACGACTGTATTTCTGCTGCCGAATATTTAATTCAAAATAAATATACAAACCCAAAGAAACTCGCACTTAAAGGCGGATCAAACGGCGGCCTGCTTGTGGGTGCGGTGATCAATCAACGTCCCGATTTATTTCAGGTGGCAATTCCGGAAGTCGGTGTGATGGACATGCTGCGCTACCATAAATTCACAATTGGTTGGGCTTGGGCTGGCGATTATGGCACCAGTGCTGATAGCGAAGAGATGTTTAAATATTTGTATAACTACTCACCTGTTCATACAATAAAGGATCTGGATTACCCGGCTATAATGGTGACAACGGCTGACCATGATGACCGTGTGGTTCCCGCACATTCATTTAAATATATAGCCACGCTTCAGGAGAAATATACAGGAGATAACCCCGTTATAATTCGAATTGAATCAAAAGCCGGACATGGAGCAGGTATGCCGACTTCAAAGCAAATTGAAGAATATGCAGATATTTGGTCATTCATTTTTTACAATATGAATATCAGTCCGGATATTAAATAA
- the rlmB gene encoding 23S rRNA (guanosine(2251)-2'-O)-methyltransferase RlmB, producing the protein MAKQRQEMLFGIRAAMEAINSEKEIEKVLIRKGLAGPLYNELFDLIREKDVQYQFVPKEKIDAMDQRNNQGVIALIAPIPYQEIEDVLPQIMVGGKIPLILVLDQITDVRNFGAIARSAECAGVQAIVIPFKNSAKVTPDAIKTSAGALYNIPVCRVQNLKTLVRSFKKEGIRIVAATEKGDNLYTEADFTLATAIIMGSEDVGIDEALLRLADEQVKIPILGSIESLNVSVAASLMIYEAVRQRNL; encoded by the coding sequence ATGGCAAAGCAAAGACAAGAAATGTTGTTCGGAATCAGAGCAGCAATGGAAGCAATTAATAGCGAAAAAGAAATAGAGAAAGTGTTGATTCGTAAAGGTCTTGCTGGACCCTTGTACAATGAATTATTCGATCTAATTCGTGAAAAGGATGTGCAGTATCAATTTGTTCCAAAAGAAAAGATTGATGCAATGGATCAAAGAAACAATCAAGGTGTGATTGCTTTGATCGCTCCAATTCCTTATCAGGAAATTGAGGATGTTTTGCCACAGATTATGGTAGGAGGTAAAATTCCTTTGATTTTGGTTCTCGATCAGATTACTGATGTGAGAAACTTTGGTGCAATTGCTCGTTCTGCTGAATGTGCCGGTGTACAGGCGATTGTTATTCCTTTCAAGAATTCAGCTAAGGTGACTCCTGATGCAATTAAAACATCAGCTGGTGCTTTATACAATATTCCTGTTTGTCGTGTACAAAACCTGAAGACCTTAGTTCGTTCTTTTAAGAAAGAAGGTATTCGCATTGTTGCTGCTACTGAGAAGGGGGATAATTTATATACCGAAGCAGATTTCACATTGGCGACAGCTATTATTATGGGATCAGAGGATGTTGGTATTGACGAGGCTCTTTTGCGTCTTGCTGATGAGCAAGTGAAGATTCCAATTCTTGGATCTATTGAGTCGTTAAATGTATCGGTAGCTGCTTCATTAATGATTTACGAAGCGGTACGACAAAGAAATTTATAA